A single genomic interval of Hevea brasiliensis isolate MT/VB/25A 57/8 chromosome 4, ASM3005281v1, whole genome shotgun sequence harbors:
- the LOC110673206 gene encoding auxin-responsive protein IAA14, with product MACVLGGADGDLNYEETELCLGLPGGGKSEVETTTPKAPGKRGFAETVDLKLNLQGKDAVMDLNDNIKNASKDKNHLPAATVKDPAKPPAKAQVVGWPPVRCYRKNIMAQKNTSEVGEKASGNSAAFVKVCMDGAPYLRKVDLKMYKSYQELSDALAKMFSSFTMGNYGAQGMIDFMNGSKLMDLLNSSEYVPTYEDKDGDWMLVGDVPWEMFVESCKRLRIMKGSEAIGLAPRAMEKCKSRT from the exons ATGGCGTGCGTGCTAGGAGGAGCCGACGGAGATTTGAACTACGAGGAAACTGAGCTGTGTCTAGGATTGCCTGGTGGTGGAAAATCTGAGGTGGAGACCACCACACCTAAGGCTCCTGGGAAAAGAGGATTTGCAGAGACTGTTGATTTGAAGCTTAATCTTCAGGGTAAGGATGCTGTCATGGATCTGAATGATAATATCAAGAATGCTTCAAAGGACAAGAACCACCTTCCTGCTGCTACCGTCAAGGACCCCGCCAAGCCACCAGCCAA GGCACAAGTTGTGGGTTGGCCACCAGTTAGATGTTACAGGAAGAACATTATGGCTCAGAAGAACACCAGCGAGGTAGGTGAGAAAGCAAGTGGCAATAGTGCAGCATTTGTGAAGGTTTGCATGGATGGTGCACCTTATCTTCGTAAGGTAGACCTGAAGATGTACAAAAGCTACCAAGAGCTCTCTGATGCCTTGGCCAAAATGTTCAGTTCCTTCACTATGG GTAATTATGGAGCCCAGGGAATGATAGACTTCATGAATGGAAGCAAATTGATGGATCTTCTCAACAGCTCTGAGTATGTGCCAACCTATGAAGACAAGGATGGTGACTGGATGCTCGTGGGTGATGTTCCATGGGA GATGTTTGTGGAATCATGCAAGCGCTTGCGCATTATGAAAGGATCTGAAGCTATTGGacttg CACCAAGAGCTATGGAGAAATGCAAGAGCAGAACCTGA